In Nitrosococcus oceani ATCC 19707, the following proteins share a genomic window:
- a CDS encoding glycosyltransferase, which produces MTGQPLIYASLGTVLGRFKGIFQQIAAACEELDAQLVISLGGSAPPEALPTLPGAPLVVGYAPQLELLQRAALTITHAGMNTTLESLSNGVPLVAIPIANDQPGVAARVAWTGAGVRVPLKGLRVPRLRQAIVQVLTHDSYRKQALRLQAAIQRAGGADRAVEIIMQAVSTGKPVLRETNAPGMGG; this is translated from the coding sequence TTGACAGGACAACCGCTGATTTACGCCTCCCTGGGCACGGTGCTCGGCCGCTTTAAGGGTATTTTTCAGCAAATTGCCGCCGCATGTGAGGAACTCGATGCCCAGTTGGTGATTTCTCTCGGCGGTTCAGCCCCTCCCGAAGCCTTGCCGACCCTACCGGGTGCGCCGCTGGTGGTCGGCTATGCACCCCAGTTAGAACTGCTCCAACGGGCCGCGCTGACGATCACCCACGCCGGCATGAACACCACCTTAGAATCCTTAAGCAATGGGGTACCCCTGGTCGCCATTCCCATTGCCAACGATCAGCCTGGCGTGGCGGCACGGGTAGCGTGGACCGGCGCGGGGGTTAGGGTTCCCCTGAAAGGTCTGCGTGTCCCCCGGCTGCGCCAGGCCATTGTCCAAGTGCTGACCCACGATTCTTACCGAAAACAAGCCCTCCGGCTCCAAGCAGCTATCCAGCGCGCAGGAGGGGCGGATCGGGCCGTGGAAATTATTATGCAGGCAGTTTCTACCGGCAAGCCTGTGCTAAGAGAAACCAACGCCCCAGGCATGGGCGGTTAG